Within Vigna unguiculata cultivar IT97K-499-35 chromosome 2, ASM411807v1, whole genome shotgun sequence, the genomic segment aaaagaaaaaggagattaAGATCAAACAGTACCTCCACACTCCCTCGTTTAATCTGGCCATGATTACATAGTCAACAACAACTTTATCAGTAattaattaggaaaaaaaaaacacaactgCAGAAGAAATGAAGAATACtcagaaataaatgaaaaagttgtGAGACATACATTCAACCATATTTGAGGGAGCCTGCCACCCATATAGATCACAGCCATAAACCATCCTAACCATTGACCCAACGCACTGTGCATGTTTTGCTCCTGTGATGAGTTCTAGAAATTAAGTGCAGCAATGCAACCCTACTCTGTGGAAATGATCATGCGTGTGtgtgaataaattaattaaccaATGCCATCGCCAATGAATATACCTGCAAGAGTAGCTTTCTTCCATTGAATCTTTTGTATCCCTCCTTCAAAGCATTACCCTGGCGGGGCAAGTTCATAGATGCTGCTAGAAATGTTCCATAGCTTGCCTGAAACATCGGAAGTAAATATGTATAAGGAGATCAAGCCATACTACTGTGCTTCTAGCAAAAATTTGATGATCATGTTGtacacacaaaaaaatacatcacttgggaaaataaattaagatagTACTTTGATACCTTAATACAAATCTATTAACCCTAATTTCTTAAAAACTCACAGGGACAGATCGAGGGATGGGTCTAGGCTGTGTTACTGGCTTGGTGGAAAGTGGAGGTGCCTCATCATCAGAAGATGAATCATTGTTCATTTCCATGGCTGAAGGGACACTTTTAGCAGCTCTCAAGTAGGTACCAAATGGTGGAGTATCATTACCAGCCAGAGATCTCGCTGACCTGTTTAATTaactcaaaaataaataattagttgaATAATCTCTTAATCAAACCATTATTTAAGACTTAAGACTGCAAATTAACGCATATGAACTAGGTATTGAAAGATAATATTTACCTGTAGTAGTATTCCCGTTTAGGCGTTGCTTTGGGTTCGTCATTTGGTATTGCAATCCCAGACTGTGGCGCTGGTTTGGGCCTCAAaggttttttctcttcttcctgGGCCTATTAATagtataataaaagaataaattaaatttcaattttatgagCAGAGCCAGGCATAAGAGATTTGAAATTATTACTGCACCTCGTCGATGTCGATATTTCGACGACGCTTGTTCCATTTATAGATATAATCATAATAGAGACTTTGAAGTACTAGCACGATCGTAGTGATTGTGTAAAGCTGCACATCACGTAAACAAGCATGTTAAGAACTTAGGTTTAATTTCTATGTACTCACTCTACGATTTCTAAgactgtttattttttatataaataaaaactaaaagtttaaaaaaatataaagaaaatattaatatacaattttttgaGAACacagaaaagatgaaaaaggtTAAGAGATGATTTCAGAAGAACGTTCCCGTGGATTTTTGTTTCTGGAAAGAACACAATAACACGTGTCCAATGGGTGGCCTTCAGCCTGGTGACATGTCATTAGCTTTGTTGTATTCTGTAACAAGTGGGTCTACCCTACTTTTGcaaatatttgtttatgttaatGGATATGAATTACTTTCAAAAGTTTTCAAAGCTCATGATAGTCTGTTTCCCGGTGTTAACAGTTACATATATGCTTGATTgtaaaaaatccaaattaagtttagttTATGAAATACGTTTAAGTAAAATTGAGAAATGATTTTCTTGcgttagattaattttttttatatgaagctattgtaatcttgttttgaaatacaaaaatttaatcttGTCAATAAATgccttaaataaattaattgtggACAAGAGTTTcaatacatttaattaaatatttcctacggcagatttaaaaaaaatatattaaataatttcttaaaggGGTTTTTTGTACAAGAAATACTCCTTGACTCTTGCTACTAGAAGCGCAACTCTCTATTGGAAATGCACCCTTGAGAATctggaaaattttaaaacaaccAATTCCCAAGactaaacataatttaaaggtTTGATAGCTACATTGCTTTAAGATCTAAAACACCCAAACACCCCAAAAAGAAAACgatagaaatagaaataatatgCAGAGAGGAAATTGCGGTGCAGTAGTTAGTTACCAGAGCTGTGTAGAACTGAGTAGGCAACTGGTTTGGCAGCCATCCAAAAAagcaagaagaaaaacaaaacaaaacacaacacaaGAAGAAAACGATAAGTAATAAAtacaacatattttatatatataagaaacatTAAAGCGTGAAAGGTTATTATGGAACGAAACAAatgttttaatgattttaatgtTGATGGTTAGAAGTGTGGTACCGTGGCAGGCTCAAGAACACAACCAACGAGATTGAATATGTCGCTGCATAAAAATGGTTGAGCAAAGCAATTAGAGAACGTTGGGTTAAAATTAGTAGAGAAAAGAGAGAGGGAAAAGTTGACGAACCCAGCGACCCAAGTGAGGAGAAAGGCGAGGGAGACACCATGGCTAGACTTAGCTCGAAAGTTGGTGATAATCTGAGGGATTTCTGCTACTCCCCAGCATATGAGACTAACGAAGCCGAGGGCAAAGGAGATTTCATCTTTAAGATCGCAGAGACAATCATCGAAGTAACGCTGAGCCCAACCCACGCAGGGTTTACTCTCCTTCACGCAGTACGAGAGAGgcatttctattttatttcgcTCCTTTTGCTTACACTGGGAGAGGGGGTTTAGCGTTGGTGGTTTTAAAGGAAGAGGCTACTCAATTTACCACACTGCATAAAAAAGTGGTGAATTCGTGAAAAAGCGCGTTTCTGAGATTGGACCGTGTTGTCCTTATCGGGTTTTCATTGCACAATTTgcgtaaaacaaaaatttagtaTTGCTACGTGTGTGGGATATTCTCTCAACAGATGCTATCGACTGAGCTACATGTGATCtcagtcttttcttttcttttcttttgggtAGTGAACTCCATGTGAGTTTATACgcataatttcaatatttgagtaaattaataatattcagTGATTATTTGTTGGTACCCTTATCAAAATTGCCGCATTCAGACTATGCAATACATGTCTTGGTCATCATGTTACCGATGACAACACTAAGCAATAGTTGCTCAAAATCTTCTTGTACTTTCTTCCTTTACAgcgatattattattttttgtatgggATTGGAGAAGTTAAAGGGGACAGATATGTCAAAAAAATGTTGACATTATTTCTACTGTGTTCTCCGTACTGACTTCTTTGTTTCATCATCCTGAACAAGAAACTATGTATCGAAAAATTAAGTAGTTCTGACCCCTAGGCCCTGAACAGTAATTTACATTTGGAACATTCACAGCATATTCTAATTAATTCTCACAACTATTATAGTTTTTGttagttaaaattattgaaaattataaaattttgtgattttatagttttaaaataagtttagtcaataaaaaatttgttgccaccactttatttttataatttaccCACTTAACAATTTTGCTTACTGGTTTTCcgatttttttttaccttttttttcctcaaaaggcatatccaaacaaaataaataatttgcaCACTACATCACAGGTTTTGTTTCGTTTTGTTTGAGTGCACCAAACTATTCTCTGTCGAATTTTCAAGATGCTGATTCCAACCTTTCTACTTCACTTTTTTGGGCAAGTCCTCTTAGAAAATTGCATTCGGGGTTAAGTGATCAATTTCAGCTATACGCACAATTTGTTTAGTTGCATTATTGGACAATCACCCAAAAATggccaaaaaagaaaaattcccATGCTTGCTGGAATATGCTACTATACTATTTGCATAGGAACGAAGAGTGGAATGTTTTGAATTTAATGCCACATTCAGTTCAAAATCTTTATCATTACATTAATGAATCTTTGTCGTTGGTATATTTCTACATTTGTCCATTTTTATTAACATGATactttatatttgaaataaaaacgCAAACTTACAATGAATTCATCAATATTTTCAATCAAGTGATTCATTGTTTGGCTTTTTTTTGCAGTGTGAAGTGACAGAAGTAAACAAAAATGTAGGATATGAAGAGTTTGGCAATGAATGATTCCATTATTCCTTCCAAGTTCAAGATAACACTGGTGTTTGGAAGCAGCGGTGTTGAACCTGCCCTCTAAACTCTTCAAGGTTCATCTTCCAAAACCACTCCTCCCACCAACCCTTCTTtctattttaactaaaatatcaataaatatttataacataaattGTTAATGTTTCTcgaagttaaaataaaattcttacGACACAGTATATCGATCTCTTCAGATTCCTTGTCTCTTTTGACACCCAACATATCCACGTGGCCGTTATTTGCTCAGGCATCTACATCCAACATTCTTAAAACATCTCCACACAATTGAATTTTAGATATTATTAAGTCTTGTAACATAACTAACTCTGAATGAAAGTATCAAGAGGGTCTTAGATTTAAAATTCaggttttaaataaaaagtgaagtttttaagttttttttttcaattttaacatataacataagaataaaattaatttttatgttgtaacataaaacaatgaaaaagaaataaaaattataaaagtgtaGATAGCATAAAATCTTTATATTTGAGTAAAGTTTTTAAGgaagttttaaaattgatatgaCAAAATAAGATacgtttcaaaataaaataagacctTACAAGTAGGTGCTACGAGGCATTTGTGTTGAAGATTACCCTCGTCTAAGTTCTTTTAGATTTAAAGTGCTACGTCTTAAATAAAAGTATGAGTCTTGatgatatcttttaattttaacatataagattttaaaactgACCTAAGATGAGACAAATTCCAATAAAGATATTGTGAGAAAGTTTCGTTAATGGTCAGTAGAAATTCTTATTAACAGATTAATATtataagttttcttttcctttttgggtttgattttttttttttaagttttgtctAACATGttacttattttgaaaaattttgttttattataggTAAATAAGTCACTAAAAAAAGTtcttcatcaataattaaattttttgtttgatgacaaaaaaattactaatcACCATGATGAgaaattattactaaaatacTTACaactaagaataaaaaattataattaatttttaaactttagtATAATTCggttatcaattataattttctatttataatgataattattttaataatcaatattttttattttataaattagtatttaactttattattatattaactaaCAATTTTATCGTTAAAAGTATGTAGTGAATaaacaagtttttgaaatttgattaataaacaaattaagaaGGTTGGCCGTAAAACGAATAAATatatcttattaaaataaataaataaaatattttttatttactaggtgagattttaaaatcattaagatattaaaattataatattttatatataaatttttatcttatctGATTTAACAGACATTTTTATGAATGTGGTGTCGTAGCATATTAAATAAGAATAGGAATGaagatttaaagaaaaaagatgtGGTCCATTGTTCTGAAAAGGCATTTTCTTTTTGGGAAGAAATGATTATTGAGAAGTAGAAGTGGGTGCAGTGTGTTGATGTATACGCGGTGGAGATGAAGGTAGGTTTGTGTTGTAGTGTTTGGAACGAGTGAGTGAGAAAGAGAAGGTACCAAAATCTGATTCTGAAAGCAGTGACGAAAGGGACAGAGAAAGCGGCGTCTGTGCGTCGCAAATCGGTGATTAATCTGCGTTGTGCAGTTTGTTCTTGTCACATCGGCTTCATCATCTTTATCCTTTCTCCTAATCACCACAAACTACAACCACACTTCTCTTCTTCTAACCACTTGACGTGTACCAAGCCAATTATACTTCTATTTGTTCCCCACTAAAATCACTTGTTCGTGCCGTGCTTCCATTCAAAAGAAGTTATCAACTAGCTAAGTTTgctttttaaagataaaactgtAACAGAAATCCGAAAAACTCATATCCATGTCAATCGGTGAAACGATTTAACAGTATTCTATTCACATTAACTTTCATTAATTCAATAACAACAAAACGAGAATAAAATAACTTTCATTTGACCTGTAAATTGATTCATCAGAAAAATCATGCAGTATTCTGAATGGAAATGGTTGAGCTTTGGTTGAACTCCACTACATGAGTACCAACTGTTAAGAGTTTTTCTTCTCAGTTTTTATACTCATACGTGTTGATAATACATTATTCAAGGAGGAGAATAGATGAATAAAATCAAGTTGTTAGAGTAAACATCACTtagaaattaatgaaatttttgataaaaattaaattataaaaaacacaacatatcttcttcttttttttttttaattattttttctttctttctgtgCCACCAGGCATAATAATCGTTCTCTTCATCTCTGTACATGCTGACACTATTTTTCTTAGAACTTCATCACAGTAAGGAAAATGATTGTTGAGTGGATTGAATTAATTTAGAGGAAACAATTTCTTTTGAagtttatttgttataattttttttcctacgGTCGTCATTTCATTTCTTGAAATGAAACAGCACTTGGCTGTGGGTAGGGATAAGAAAAATTTGTATCCGAATGAATATGAAAAAATCTAAGATAATTTTCAGAACACCGTCGGATTTTGATCAAAATAATGTCAAATAatcaaaagtaaataaaataaataaatatagttgaATTCGAAtagtgaaataaattttatagatacaaaacttaactcaaatttatattttaatatttataaattttaaaatatattagtaatttaaaattttaattttaatataatatttttattaaaatttaataaaaagttatataaaatatatactattataataattattattaaaattatatatattatttttatttaaaacttcactatatttaaattatttatttaaaacaaaaataacctttttattaacaaaattttattaataaaaattcataaaatttaatttaattgacccgcaacttcaattttattaattcaataaattaaatcgtgaaatctatatatattaaaatattaaatttggttaaaCAAAATCCAAATCCAGTGCAACTACCCCAATAACGCCCTAGACCTGGTTGTGGAAAAGAATACATCTTTCAAATGGCAGAACAgacaactaaacatggatggtaCATGTGTCTTTTGTTCCTAATCCACAATTCAGtcttatcattttaaatttggtCGTATGTGAACAGATTAGTATCATTGCAACACTGACTCTTTAATAGACAACCTGGCAACCACAGCTGCTGGTCGCCGCATCTTCCTTCCCTTCTATCTAATAATACAACCTAATTAATTGTTGAAAACATCTTACTTTTAAATTAAGGACAATATATGAtacaattgaataaaaaatatttatttttattcaattattttaaaattttaccaactatatattttaattttatatcactAGCTTTCTGTAAGTACTTGGTTATAAATGCATTGTTAGAGCTATTTTTATCGAGAGTTAATTAGAAATTACTTTTTCATGTCTATATTTTGGTATAATTAGTTtatccttttaaataattatttatttaaatttagttatttttaaattaaattagttatctATAATCAAAAAATAcatatgtataaatttaatatatatatatatatatatatatatatatataattaaatatataattctttttcttATCAACGGAACGAGTTTTGAACATATCATGATTATTTTTTCAGAATAATGAggtaattataaatttagattcttcgctatatttttttttgtctttgttatgattttaaaatatattaattttagttttaaaatatattaagaaaactcatatatgaaaattaatatatttttttaatacagtAGAAAGATAACAtctagagaagaaaaaaatcttaaCTTATCAATTATGAAATTAGGTGGATGATCTTACATTGATTTCTgagaatgacaaaaataaatgaataaaggTTAAGATAGTTGTAGGAGAAAGGTGCCATTTTATGACTCAAAGTTCTTGGTTGAGCGAAGATAAGATGTGCATATCGTGAATGATTGGGCCCTCGTAAGTTGGGCTTCGGTGTATGAAAGTGGAAATGAGTAAGAGACTGTatcatgtttataatttttattttctttctaccCGTAAAATTTTGGAAACCATTCATTTTCTTTGGAATGGATTTTCCAAAATATACTTTTCTACTCTAGAAAAATAATCGAAGATTGATAAATATGGGGTGCAAAAAGTTTTATCGAAACGCTAGAAGAAACACCACTCGGTTTATTGCAGGAATGTGAGATAAAATGATGTAATaagtgtatatatttttagtatgtaaattttgatgtgaaatggaaatttgcatttatttgaaatattagcTAAAAAACGTGTTTAAGTTATATTCACGTTGTCTTACCATATGTCAAAAGTATATTGCattttagtaaattaattaaaaactcaATGTAAAACTACTTAACTAATCAATTACCAGAGTTAACTAGATTTAACAACAACATTCATTGAGATAAGCTCTAACTCATGAATATAATACCATGTTAAGGAGTGAACtttaaaacataattcaacCTTACAAAACTGGTTTGTAAGATAAGGTTTGTATACACATATAttgtaaattgtttttatctctagtcgatgtgagacttctaaCATAACTCAACCCTACAAATCCAGTTTGTAAGACGAGGTTTCCACATACTTATATAATGTATGATGTAAGtttgttttatctttagttgatgTATGATTTCTTGATATAggatttttaacaattaatgaTAAAGGATACCAGAATTTCTAAATTTACTATTATGGTTGGGAAGATTTAAGTAATTTTGTTACAACTTAAggttaacatttaaaattaattaagctAACATAGTTAGTTATTTCTATTAATAGTTTTATGTAGAAATGAACAACAATTGACGTAATTTtggaaaacaaattaaactaaCTTTTGAAGACaaattttttctatataataacttttcatattacattttttttcaaattatactaTCAAacattctctctttttttttctatacttttGTTATAATTCACATCTATTAAGAATAAGTATCTTTTACAATGATATCTtacaatatcaattttaattattgttattttgctTTAGTTGTTCTTGTTGTTTTCATTCCAAACTTTGGTGTTGCAAAACAATCTAAAATAGATGGAATGACAATGAATGTGATTGATCGATGTTGGAGATTGAATCCTGAATGGAGGATAAATCGACCTCAACTAGCAACATGTTCTATTGGCTACACTGGTAAGATGACAAACAACACTGGTAAAGACCTCGTTCATTATAAAGTTATTGACCCTAATGATGATCCTGTTAGCCCTAAACCTGGTACCCTGAGGTATGGAGCCTCTGTAATTCAACGTAAAGTGTGGATCACATTCGAAAAAGACATGCATATTAAACTTGAAAGACCCCTTCTTATTAGTAGTTTTACAACCATTGACGGTCGAGGCGTTAATGTTGACATTGCTGAAAATGCATGTTTAATGATCTTTAAGGTAATTATTTACTGTGATAGAATTTATATGCACTcacataatttaaagttttatttttatacaaattaacactttttgaacaactacatttatttattttaattttaggccACAAATGTAATCATCCATAACATTCGACTTCATCATTGCAAACCTCAAGCTCCAGGGATTGTGATGGGACCAGAAGGAAAGGTGATTCCTTTGGGCCATGTAGATGGAGATGCAATAAGATTGATCACTGCTTCAAAGATTTGGATTGATCATAATACACTTTATAATTGCCAAGATGGCTTACTTGATGTAACACGGGGTTCAACTGATGTGACTATATCTAATAATTGGTTTAGAAATCAAGACAAAGTAATGCTTCTTGGACATGATGATGGTTATATAAGAGACCAAAACATGAAGGTTACTGTTATATACAACCACTTTGGACCTAATTGTAATCAACGCATGCCCAGGTAATTAATTGTTCatttaatacataatataaacaaatttaaataaatttcacaattttgtattttcttgtAAATGAAAAAATGTTAGGATTCGTCATGGGTATGCACATGTTGTCAACAATCTTTACCTAGGATGGGTGCAATATGCCATCGGGGGAAGTATGAGACCTAGTCTCAAAAGTGAAGCTAATCTCTTTATAGCACCAACAAAAGGGAGTAAGGAGGTAAACAATTTTAGCTTTTACATTTCAACTACTTGATATTCAATTAATAACATATCACAAAAGTTATATATGTATGAAGAAGTcactttagtaatatttttttattgatttaatgtGCAAAGGTGACATGGAGAAAAAATAATCACGCAAATGAAGATGCATGGGAGTTTTATTCCGTGAAAGATGCATTTGAAAATGGAGCTTCTTTCACAATGACAAGAGGAGGAGAAGtaccaaaaccaaaatataGTGAAGAACAatgttttaatgttgttaatgtTAAGTATGTGAGATTACTAACTCGTTCATCGGGTGTATTACAATGTACTAAAACATTTCTATgttaataagtaaaataatttaacattaaataaaattttagtacatTACAGAAATTAATTTCTCCCAAATGTATTAAaatctattata encodes:
- the LOC114172427 gene encoding uncharacterized protein LOC114172427 isoform X2, with the translated sequence MPLSYCVKESKPCVGWAQRYFDDCLCDLKDEISFALGFVSLICWGVAEIPQIITNFRAKSSHGVSLAFLLTWVAGDIFNLVGCVLEPATLPTQFYTALLYTITTIVLVLQSLYYDYIYKWNKRRRNIDIDEAQEEEKKPLRPKPAPQSGIAIPNDEPKATPKREYYYRSARSLAGNDTPPFGTYLRAAKSVPSAMEMNNDSSSDDEAPPLSTKPVTQPRPIPRSVPASYGTFLAASMNLPRQGNALKEGYKRFNGRKLLLQEQNMHSALGQWLGWFMAVIYMGGRLPQIWLNIKRGSVEGLNPLMFLFALIANATYVGSILVRTTEWESIRANMPWLLDAIGCVALDLFIILQYANYRYIRKKARSGDDADYGNYKEATKSFVS
- the LOC114172427 gene encoding seven transmembrane protein 1-like isoform X1; the encoded protein is MPLSYCVKESKPCVGWAQRYFDDCLCDLKDEISFALGFVSLICWGVAEIPQIITNFRAKSSHGVSLAFLLTWVAGDIFNLVGCVLEPATLPTQFYTALLYTITTIVLVLQSLYYDYIYKWNKRRRNIDIDEAQEEEKKPLRPKPAPQSGIAIPNDEPKATPKREYYYRSARSLAGNDTPPFGTYLRAAKSVPSAMEMNNDSSSDDEAPPLSTKPVTQPRPIPRSVPASYGTFLAASMNLPRQGNALKEGYKRFNGRKLLLQNSSQEQNMHSALGQWLGWFMAVIYMGGRLPQIWLNIKRGSVEGLNPLMFLFALIANATYVGSILVRTTEWESIRANMPWLLDAIGCVALDLFIILQYANYRYIRKKARSGDDADYGNYKEATKSFVS
- the LOC114169197 gene encoding probable pectate lyase 16 yields the protein MTMNVIDRCWRLNPEWRINRPQLATCSIGYTGKMTNNTGKDLVHYKVIDPNDDPVSPKPGTLRYGASVIQRKVWITFEKDMHIKLERPLLISSFTTIDGRGVNVDIAENACLMIFKATNVIIHNIRLHHCKPQAPGIVMGPEGKVIPLGHVDGDAIRLITASKIWIDHNTLYNCQDGLLDVTRGSTDVTISNNWFRNQDKVMLLGHDDGYIRDQNMKVTVIYNHFGPNCNQRMPRIRHGYAHVVNNLYLGWVQYAIGGSMRPSLKSEANLFIAPTKGSKEVTWRKNNHANEDAWEFYSVKDAFENGASFTMTRGGEVPKPKYSEEQCFNVVNVKYVRLLTRSSGVLQCTKTFLC